A window of Candidatus Paceibacterota bacterium genomic DNA:
CTCTGCATATCTGCAGGCAGTCTTGTTTGGCTACAATGCATTCAAGATTGAGAAGGATGCAGTAGAAATCATCAAACGTGTCGAAGAGCTTGGTCGTCATATCAAGGCATATGAAGAGTTCTATAAGAAGCTCGGAGGATCACTCTCGACAACTGTCAGCCATTATAATTCCGCTTATAAAGAATTGGGAAAGATCGATAAGGATGTGAAGCGCATTGCAGGTAGTGCGCCGGGCATTGAAGCAACACTCCTAGATAAGCCGGTCATGGAAGAAGAATAGAAAAAGCCGCCCAAGTGGGCGGCTTTGTTATTTCTTAAGGAGCTGGATAGCAAGGTTCGTGATCGCCATTGCGGACTCGAGCCCTGAAAGGTTTTCGTATTCGGTGCCGAGTGTAGCGATGAGCTGCTTGGCCTTGTCGAAAGCATTGATGAGGCGCTCGTGGAGGTCGTGCTCCATGTATTTCTCGGAGCTGCCGATCGTCGGCATGAGCATGCTCGCACAGACGAGTTCGCCTGCATAGTCGGGGCTAAGCTTCGCCATGACCATCTTCTGCGGCAGGGGAAGCGCTTCACGCACAGCCTTTATGGCAATGCAAAGCTGATCTTCCTTGTTGAGGTAGGCGTCGAGCTTGGTCATCAAGCTTCTCCTTCTTTCTTCTTTTTGAAAAGATGCCGCTTGGACGGAGGACGCATCAGCAGCACATTGCAGGCGAGCCGCGCCAGACAGATCGTCGTCTGCGGCATGTCTTCGGGGGAAACAGTCTGGAGATTCATGACTTCGCGCTCGTAGATGACCTTCGCGGTCGTGAGCGCATCGCGGATCGCGTCATTCATCTCGTCCGGAGGCACCTTAATGAGGCCCTCCATGATGATTGCTGCGCAGTGTGCCTCGTTTGTGAGGTCGTGCTTCTTCTCTTCGATGAAACTGGGGAAGCTGATCTTCACCTGCTTCAAGACGAACGGGTAGAGCCAGTCCGGAAGAACGGGAGTCCTACGCTTAAACATGGGATATCCTTTCGTTTTTGTATTCGGTACAGTCTGGCACAAGATTACTGCATTTTGACGATTCCGCAAGGGTTTGCGGAGTAGTCTTAGCCGCGGTATGATAGCCCAATGGACCCCATTCATCGATTAGAATACTTCTTCACTCAATTTCCAGGAGTGGGTGCTCGTCAGTCTCGTCGTTTTGTTTATTACCTCCTGAAGCAGCAACCGCAACATTTGAATGAACTTTCTCGACTGATAGCGCAGCTTCCCGATCTAGTACTTGAATGTGCAGACTGTCATCGCTTCTTTCCAAGGCAAGGGGTGCATCAGGATCGCTGCCGCGTTTGTCTCGATGTGCAGCGTGATGCGTCGCAGCTACTTATCGTAGAGAAGGACGCGGACCTTGAGGCGATAGAACGTGCGCACGCATTCAATGGATATTATTTTGTTCTTGGAGGCACGCTTGGCATTCTTGAGAAGAATCCGGAGCGCGTTATTCGCATGAACGAATTACGTAAGCTCATTGCGCGCAGGCCAACACTCAAGGAAGTGATTGTCGCAACCGCTGTGACTCCGGAGAGTGAACATACGGGAGACTATATTCATGAAGCATTGCGCGAGAATGCAACTGAACGTGGCTACCGCGTGACGACCCTGGGAAGGGGAATATCGACGGGAAGTGAAATTGAATATGCAGACGCAGATACATTGCGAAATGCAATTATCGGAAGGAAGTAAAAACACCATAACGGTGTTTTTTAATATTTCAGAGTATATATTGTATAGTGTATAATGGATGGATGGAATTTGTCATGCAGGGCATCAGGGAATATATCAAGCGATTTGGTGTGCTTTTACTACTGCTTGTTGTGCTTTCCGCATCGATTATTTTTGCATATCCGAAATTATTCCTAGCTGTTCCACCCGCCCCGCTAACGCATATTAGATTAAATCAACCCAGCTGGCCCGGCTTTATGATTGCACCGCTCGCTGAGGAGCTTGGGTATATGAGAGAAGAGGGTATCAAGATCGGATATAAGGAGTATCCGGATAAAAGCGTCCTTAATGAAGTAGATATCGAGCCGTATGACGTCCGTGGCATGCTTGCTGTTGACCTTGTCGAAGAAGCAAGGAGAATCAGGCCTTTGGGCAAAATAGTAATCATCACCGATCGATCAATCGGAGGTGACGCACTGCTTGTATATCCAGGAGCTCCATCGATACAATCAAGTGAAAAGAAGACGATTACCGGTGATGACTCGTATCCGTTTTTCTTTCCGTATGTAATTGATCTCTTGAAGGGTGACATGAATTCATTCGTAAGTGATGTATCGATAACACAAGAGGAGGTCGTAGATAAGATAACAACAGGAAAGGTGAATTATGCGATGACGTATGAGCCGTACCTTTCATTGGCGATCAGTAAGGGTGCAGTGAAGGTATTTTCGAGCAAAGACGCCTCGGGAGTAGTGACCGATACGCTGATATTCAGTAATCACATCATTGAGCAGCATCCTCAGCTTGTCCAAGGATTCGCAAGGGCATACATGCGCGCATATAATTACTGGAAAGCAAATCCAAAAGAGGCATATCGTATGGTGCGCAAAGTGTTCAATCGTAGCCCTGAAGAGTTTGCTGCGCAAATGAAGGAGGTTGAAATGCTTGGCCTGAGTGAGAACAACGCAAGTATGTTTTCGGGAATTGGCTTACGTTCGATTTATGGAAATATCCGTGCTGTCCAAGTATATGAGAATCGAAAAGGGCCTGTAATAGACGTGAATGTTGATGCACTTGTATATCCTGATCCTATCCGCACTCTATTTCAAAGATTGTCGGAAATTTAAAAGACCATACTTTCGTATGGTCTTTTTATTAAAATGCTGCGAATGCATCGTCGCTGTCGCCACCACCATATCCTGCGTGCATTGTGTCGATTTCGCGGAAGCTTGTGTGCTTTCCGTCGAAGTGTAACTCGACAACTCCAGTGGCACCATTACGGTGCTTCTCGATAAGGATTTCAGCAGTTTCACTGCGCTCACCATTCTCATTCTGTTCACGGTGAATGAACATGACAACGTCAGCGTCTTGCTCGATAGAACCTGAGTCGCGAAGGTCAGAAAGCCTTGGCTTTCCTCCACGCTGCTCCACGTTACGAGAGAGCTGTGAGAGGGCAATAACAGGCACTTTAAGGTCCTTTGCGAGGCCCTTGAGTGAGCGAGAGATTTCCGTCACAATCTGCACCTGTGAGTCAGATTGGCGCATAGGGCTCATGAGTTGGAGATAGTCAACAACAATGAGCTTTACTCCGTATTCACTCACCATGCGGCGCGCGGTCGAGCGCATATTCATGATGTTGATGCCCGCCTGATCATTGATATAGATTGGAGCCTTAGACAAGCGATCGATACCTTCGCGGAGATACTCAAATTCATTGTCTCTCGAGAGTTTACCGGTGCGAAGCTTCCATGCATCAATGCGTGATTCTGCCGAGACCATACGATCGATGATTTGCTGTGCGGACATTTCGAGCGAGAAGACGCCGACGGGGATCCCATGCTTGATCGCAGATCCGCGTACCATGTCGAGTGCGAACGAGGTCTTACCCATCGATGGACGTGCAGCAAGAATGATGAGGTCCGAAGGCTGGAAGCCCGCGAGCATCTTGTCGAGTGAAGGGAACCCAGTTGGAATACCACGGAGACCATCACCTGCTTCAGAAAGTTTTTCAAATCGCTCCCATGCTTGAGTTGCACCATCTTTCATGCCAAGGATGGTTTGTCCTGGCGTCATCTGGGTAACCTTAAACACCGTAGCTTCCGCTTCATCAAGAATTTCCTCGAGCCCACGGTCTTCCTGAAAACCAAGTTCGGAGATTTGCTCTGCACCAGTGATGAGCTGACGGAGGACGTGTTTGCGGTGAATAATGTCTGCGTAGTGCCGAGCGTTGGCAGAAGAGGGGACTGCGTTGGTGAGTTCGGTCAGATAGGTGTGACCACCGATCTGTTCGAACTGTCCACGCTCAGAAAGTTTTGCTGACATCGTGAGGAGGTCGATAGGTTCACGACGGTTGTGGAGGTCGAGCATTGCCTGATAGATGATGCGATGCTTCTCCGCATAGAATGCCTCGGGGAGAATGAGGTCTGATACTTCGTAGAGTGTGTCCGCACGGATCATGAGTGCACCCAAGAGTGCGCGCTCAGAATCGAGATGTTGAGGAGGGATACGAATAGAGCTGAGGACGGGTGTGCGCTGTTCATTACTTCCGTAACTGCGCTTGTTGTATGGCTTCTTCTCGTACTGCGTGCTGGGAACGTTTTGCATGTATGCATTCTGCCCGAATACTCCACTTCTGCAACTGTGGATAACGCGCGTTGTCCACAATGTGGTTAAGCCATTAAATCATGTTTGCGCACCTATTGACTGGCATCAAAAAATAGGCGGTCTTGCCTCCCTCAGATTTATGTTGCCCGCATTGTCATGGTACAGAAATATATAGTGAATAGAACACTATTTTGCATGGTACAATCCTTTTCATGACGATGAAAACGATCCTTGTAGCAAAGACGGGAAAGACGACTTACCTTGCCCTCGGTAATACAGAAGAGCAGATAAAAAAGGTTGGGCGCAAGCTTGTGGCACCACATATTTTGCGTGAAAAGATAAAAGCATTTGATGTGAAGGAGGGAAAGCTCACTGATGATGAATGGTTTGCACTTCCGGTGATTGGAGAAGATGAGAGTCTGATTACTCCATACATCGAAGCAGCGATGGCTCCGCTCGATGACAAACGCATCGAGGAGCTGGACCTTGGACAAGTGCGCGCGCTTGCGCTCGTTACTACTGATGGGGTTCCTCGCGAGAGTACGATCATTGTGAGTAAGGTGACCAAGGCGAATATCTTTGATCGCAAGACATTGCTCGAGTTCGGCGTGCATGGTGTTGCTGTAGAAGAACGTACGCGTGGTATCGAACTTCCTGATGAGGTGCATGCATATTACAAAGATGGAAAACTATTCTTCAAGAGTTTTGCATTCTTCGCTGCACTTTTTCCAAATGGAGATAAGTTCTATCGCGAAGCAACAGACGAAGAGGTGAATAAATTCTGTAGTCTTGAGATGTTCCTTCTTGGTGAAGAGTTCGATGCTAACACCATCGGACGCAGGCAGCGCAAGCAGATCGCACTCTCATTGCCGCTTATGCCCGACTTCAGTGATGATGAGGTACGTAAAGATCTTGCGAACTATGCGCGTGAGTACCTTATGCCCGAAGATATCGAACGCATGGTCCATGGTGATCGTTTCTCGATTGATACGCTCAAAGATTTGGGTTTCGTTTTCCATCTCGTATTCGGCGACTACTATACGCATGGACTGACGGGAGACAAAATGATTGCGCGCCGTAGCGAGAAGCTGATTGGTTAATGAGGAGTATGTTTGACAGACCTCGTTCTTGATAGTAGTTTGCGGTTTAGAAGTATGACCTCATGGAGGTGTACATGAAATCCATCACGATTACGTTGCCGACTTTGTCTCGGCCGGCCATGATTATCCTCAGCTTCGCACTTGCGAGCCTAATTTGCTTCATTATCGGCTGGTGGCGCGGCAGGGACTTTAAGATCACGGGATACCCGATTCCTCTTCCGAATCACTTCAAAGGGTGCGGATCCTACTTGCTCGGTTGGGTCCTTGCAATCATCGCCGTGGCCCTTGCGCTCGGTAGACTCATGAAATAGCCCCTCGGGGCTATTTTCTTTTGGAATCGATCTTGTCTGGGATTCCTAGAAATTGCCTAATTTATGGTATTTTGAAGCAATATTCCCTTATTCCCTCATTCCCTTATTCCCTCATACCCCTGTATTTTGTATTTCCCCTATATATCCCTTGCGTTTTTTGGAAATCTGGTGTATATTATCCCCACTATGGCATTCGCAGTAATCGCAACAGGCGGCAAGCAATATAAGGTAGCAGTCGGAGACACTGTCTCGATTGAGAAGCTTGATACGCTCGAAAATACAGTTACCTTCAACGATGTTCTCCTTGTTGACGATGGTTCTTCAACAAAGATTGGTGCTCCGTATATCGCGGGTGCATCAGTCACTGCAGAAGTCGTCGAGCAGGGTAAGGGTCCAAAGATTTATGTCGTGAAGTATCACGCCAAGAGTCGTTACTATAAGAAGAACGGACACCGCCAGCCTTTTACGCTCGTAAAGATCACCGCAATCAAGTAATTGCAATAACAAAACCCCACTCGGGGTTTTGTTTTTTGACGACATATATTTTGAACTGATGTCTATCGGTCAACAAAACATCAAAATTCCATCCACAGACTTAAGTAGACGGCCGTCTACTTAAGTCTGTGGATTCCTTTTCACTTGGTTGTGGTGGTCGTGGTGGTCGTGGTGTTTGATGCAGAGTAAATAGAATTGTTGTATCTCTGTGGCAATACGATACAATAGGAGGACTGTATGCAAAAATATCTCAACGACCGTTTCGGTATCACGTTTCCTGTGTTCATTCTCTCTGTGGTGAGTTTTTTGAATGACGTCGCAACGGATATGATCTATCCAATCATTCCAATCTTCCTTACTCAAGTCATTGGTGCCCCAGTACAAGTACTCGGACTTATCGAAGGAGTTGCAGAGTCTACCGCAAGCTTTCTCAAGGTAGCCGCAGGTGTCATTTCTGATAAGCTTGAGCGACGCAAGCCATTTGTAGTCCTTGGTTATGTCCTCTCTGCTACCGCAAAGCTCTTCTTTGGATTCGCATACTCTTGGCATGCTGTTCTCGGTGGAAAATTCGCAGATAGGCTGGGGAAGGGAACGCGTACTTCGGCGCGTGATGCATTTATCGCGGAGAATTCAGCACCCAAGGATAGAGGAGTGGTCTTTGGTTTTCATCGTGGTATGGATACACTCGGAGCGGTCTTTGGTCCACTTATTGGAATCGTGTTACTCTCGTATTTTCCAAATAACTTCCGTGAGATATTCCTCTTCTCGCTCATTCCAACCGTTTTCGCAATTGCACTCCTTATTATTTTCATCAAGGAGAAAGAGAAGGCTCCTGATACGATTCGTGTGACGATTCCTCTCCGCATCATGGTGAAGAATCTTTCGTATCCATTTTTTGCATTTCTTTTGGTGAGTGCGATGTTCGCGATCGGTAATAGCTCTGACGCATTTCTGATTTTGAAAGCGAATAATCTCGGCTATTCTCTGGTCATGGTGGTTGCACTCTTTGCCACATTCAATTTCACGTATGCACTACTCTCGGTGCCTGCAGGTATTGTGGCGGACAAGGTGGGGCCAAGAAATATCATGATTGTCGGCTTTCTGGTGTTTGGCATCATTTACCTTCTTTTTGGCTATGTACAAACGCCAGCACTGCTCTGGGTACTCTTTCCACTCTATGGGGTCTATATGGCCTTTACAGATGGCGTAGGGAAGGCCTACATATCGAATATTATCCCGCATGAGCAGTTGGGTACCGCATATGGTATCCATCAGACGGTTGTCGGCTTCTGCGCATTCTTCGCTTCGATTATCGCCGGTTTCCTCTGGGCGAATGTGAGTTCATCCGCACCATTCATCTTTGGTGGATCGCTCGCAATTGCCGCAGCAGTACTCTTTCTCTTCGTGGGCCCAAAGGGGAAAGTCGTTATTGAGGCTCATCATCACGCATCATAAATACCATGAAATACACCGAATATCTCCAGTCGCTTGATCATGATAAGTGCCCGTTCTGTGATCCGGGGCAGCGTGTCTATCGCAAGAATGATGCTGCATATCTCACGTACGCGCTTGCGCCGTATCATCGCCATCATCTACTCATCATACCGAATCGCCACGTGCTCTCTCTGCTCGAAATGAGTGACGAGGAGAGTGCGCAGCTCTGGCACCTCATTAAGGAGGGTATGCAAACGATGCGTAGTCTTGGATATGAGAATCTCTCAGTGCTCGTACGCGAGGGGGAGGTGGGTGCGATTAAGTCTGTTGCGCATCTGCATTACCACATCATCCCGAATCATCGTATTGGTGACCTCGACATCAATGGCGAGGCGCGCAAGATATTAACTGAAGAGGAAGTGGAGGCGATAAGCAATGAGTTGCTTGCCGTCATGCCACAAGATTAAAAATAGCCACAAGGCTGTTTTTTGTTATACTGGACATATGAAAAAGCGAGCAGTTATCGTGACAGGCGGAGGTCGGGGTTTGGGGCGTATTATCGCGGAGCGCCTCGTTGAGAGCCTTAACGTCTTCATCGTCGGCCGTACGGAATCCGATCTAAGAGACACCTGCTCAGCTCTAAAGGCAAAAGGCCATGAAGCAGCATATTTTGTCGGGGATGTTTCTCTGCCTACTACTGCAGACAATGCTATTGCAGCACTCGAGGAACTCGGTTGGGATATTGCTGCGCTTGTCTGTAATGCAGGTATAGGGAAGAGCAGGCCGACCCATGAGCTAGAGAATGCAGAGTGGCAACATATTCTTGATGTAAATCTCAACGGAAGTTTCTATTTCAGTAAAGCAGTATTGCCACTGATG
This region includes:
- a CDS encoding toprim domain-containing protein translates to MDPIHRLEYFFTQFPGVGARQSRRFVYYLLKQQPQHLNELSRLIAQLPDLVLECADCHRFFPRQGVHQDRCRVCLDVQRDASQLLIVEKDADLEAIERAHAFNGYYFVLGGTLGILEKNPERVIRMNELRKLIARRPTLKEVIVATAVTPESEHTGDYIHEALRENATERGYRVTTLGRGISTGSEIEYADADTLRNAIIGRK
- a CDS encoding ABC transporter substrate-binding protein, with the translated sequence MEFVMQGIREYIKRFGVLLLLLVVLSASIIFAYPKLFLAVPPAPLTHIRLNQPSWPGFMIAPLAEELGYMREEGIKIGYKEYPDKSVLNEVDIEPYDVRGMLAVDLVEEARRIRPLGKIVIITDRSIGGDALLVYPGAPSIQSSEKKTITGDDSYPFFFPYVIDLLKGDMNSFVSDVSITQEEVVDKITTGKVNYAMTYEPYLSLAISKGAVKVFSSKDASGVVTDTLIFSNHIIEQHPQLVQGFARAYMRAYNYWKANPKEAYRMVRKVFNRSPEEFAAQMKEVEMLGLSENNASMFSGIGLRSIYGNIRAVQVYENRKGPVIDVNVDALVYPDPIRTLFQRLSEI
- the dnaB gene encoding replicative DNA helicase; its protein translation is MQNVPSTQYEKKPYNKRSYGSNEQRTPVLSSIRIPPQHLDSERALLGALMIRADTLYEVSDLILPEAFYAEKHRIIYQAMLDLHNRREPIDLLTMSAKLSERGQFEQIGGHTYLTELTNAVPSSANARHYADIIHRKHVLRQLITGAEQISELGFQEDRGLEEILDEAEATVFKVTQMTPGQTILGMKDGATQAWERFEKLSEAGDGLRGIPTGFPSLDKMLAGFQPSDLIILAARPSMGKTSFALDMVRGSAIKHGIPVGVFSLEMSAQQIIDRMVSAESRIDAWKLRTGKLSRDNEFEYLREGIDRLSKAPIYINDQAGINIMNMRSTARRMVSEYGVKLIVVDYLQLMSPMRQSDSQVQIVTEISRSLKGLAKDLKVPVIALSQLSRNVEQRGGKPRLSDLRDSGSIEQDADVVMFIHREQNENGERSETAEILIEKHRNGATGVVELHFDGKHTSFREIDTMHAGYGGGDSDDAFAAF
- the rplU gene encoding 50S ribosomal protein L21, producing MAFAVIATGGKQYKVAVGDTVSIEKLDTLENTVTFNDVLLVDDGSSTKIGAPYIAGASVTAEVVEQGKGPKIYVVKYHAKSRYYKKNGHRQPFTLVKITAIK
- a CDS encoding MFS transporter; translated protein: MQKYLNDRFGITFPVFILSVVSFLNDVATDMIYPIIPIFLTQVIGAPVQVLGLIEGVAESTASFLKVAAGVISDKLERRKPFVVLGYVLSATAKLFFGFAYSWHAVLGGKFADRLGKGTRTSARDAFIAENSAPKDRGVVFGFHRGMDTLGAVFGPLIGIVLLSYFPNNFREIFLFSLIPTVFAIALLIIFIKEKEKAPDTIRVTIPLRIMVKNLSYPFFAFLLVSAMFAIGNSSDAFLILKANNLGYSLVMVVALFATFNFTYALLSVPAGIVADKVGPRNIMIVGFLVFGIIYLLFGYVQTPALLWVLFPLYGVYMAFTDGVGKAYISNIIPHEQLGTAYGIHQTVVGFCAFFASIIAGFLWANVSSSAPFIFGGSLAIAAAVLFLFVGPKGKVVIEAHHHAS
- a CDS encoding HIT family protein, which translates into the protein MKYTEYLQSLDHDKCPFCDPGQRVYRKNDAAYLTYALAPYHRHHLLIIPNRHVLSLLEMSDEESAQLWHLIKEGMQTMRSLGYENLSVLVREGEVGAIKSVAHLHYHIIPNHRIGDLDINGEARKILTEEEVEAISNELLAVMPQD